Genomic DNA from Candidatus Hinthialibacter antarcticus:
TATTGCCCAGGGTTGAACATTTTAAAAGCCATTCTTGCCGTCAGACATTGTCGTTCAGTCTGCATCGGTAACATGGAGGTAAACCATGATCGGCGCATCGGGCAACGGAACTAATGTCGTGTATCGGTTTGATGCAGCAATCAACGCATCAATCCACATCAATGGCACACAGATTCCACCAATCGACGTGCAAGGGCGGATAATTAATTTCAGCCTGAATATGTTGCATTTTGAATGCGACCGCAGAATCCCCATTCCTGCGCGCGGCAAGTTGATTTTCATTTTGCGCGGCAGCGAAGACCCGCTTGAGATTCCTGTTGATATTGTTTCCCGGGCGGAAATGAAAAAGGGCTTTTGGAGTTGGTCCCGCTCAGAACGGTTTGAATTTCGTCTTGCCATCCGCTCCACCAACCATGAAGAGATGGAACGCTATCAACGGCACATGCACCGTCTCATCTTTGGTGAAGCGCATGTTCAGGGAATCAACAACGGCGCAAGCACTCCGCAAGACGACACCTGGTCATAATCTCCCCCTTTTTTCAATCTATTTTTGACAAGAGGGGCAGAAGTGCGTTCCGCGACCACCTAAAACGACTTTATGTATCTCCTTTCTACAGTTCAAACACGGCTGGCCTTGCCTTCCATAAACGCGATGCGCATGTTGGAACTCGCCGAAGCGCCCATCCAATTGTTGAAAATCATTGGTTGTTGATCCTCCTGCACGGATCGACTCTTTTAATACCTGCTTGAGCGAACGTAAAAGCAATTTGCTTTCGGTTTCGCTAACATCACCAGCCCTCCGGGTCGGTAAAATGTTTGCGCGAAACAACCCCTCATCAACATAGATATTGCCCAGCCCGGCAATTCGCCGCTGGTTTAGCAATACGTTTTTGATTGGCGCTGTTCGTCCATGCAGAATTTTCTGAAATATATTGAGGCGGATTTCCAGCGCATCCGGACCAAGACAGCTCCAGGAATCAAACATCTCTAACTGCCCCGGCTGAAAAATCGCTGCAAACCCGAACCGGCGCGGGTCGCGCTGCCGGAACTCAGAGCCCCCATCATCAAGCCCTATGCGCAAATGGGTGTGCGTCTCAATCGGTGTTTTAGTTGGAACATGGAGAAAACGCCCGCTCATCCCCAAATGGTGCATCAACACATAACCTCTGTCCAATACAATTGATAGAAATTTTCCCCGGCGCACAACGGCGGTAATCTTTGCGCCTTTGAGTTTTGATGCAAACTCCGCGCCCTGCTGAAAATAATCTGCCCGCATGACTTTGTAATATGCGATGGTACGCCCCAACGCAAGGCGTTCGACAGCGAGACGCACCGTTTCGATTTCGGGTAATTCAGGCATAACAACGTAGAAGTTCCTTCCCTTTTCCTTGACTCTCTAACGAAAGCAGCGAGAATGTTATAACACCCTATGATATAGCATCATAACGCATTTCGATTCCACCGTTCCAACTGAGGATATCGAAGATCATTTTTGAGTAAGGGCCGACCAATTTTATGAGTTCGACCATTCCTGCTTATTCGGATGGGACGTCCCAATCGACCGAAATTTCGATTCAACAGATTTGTTCGCCGATTCAATCCGAATTAGACCTGACCAAGAATTTATACGAAAACACGATACTCGCGACCTCTGAACGAAATTTGTTAGAAAAACTGGTCAGTGGTGACGGGCGTTTATTTATTCCTGAACCGTTTCGCGTTTCGGTGGTAGATGCAATTTCTGAACACTTGCTCAAAGGCGAAGGCAAATGGGTGCGGGCCGCAATGGCGTTATTGAGCGCGAGCTCGTTCGGCATTGAAAATGAATCCGCCCGGCAGATCGCAACCGGCGTCGAACTGGTACACCTCGCGACTCTTGTACATGACGATATTATCGACGAAGCCCCCATGCGGCGCGGCGTTGAAACAGTTTCAAATAATTGGGGCAACTCAATTGCCGTGCTTCTCGGCGACTTTTTATTTTGCAAAGCATTCAAGTTGCTGCTCGCCAGCAAGTGCATCCAGGCGCAAACCATGTTGACTCATGCCACCGGGCAGATGTGTTTAGGCGAGATTCGCGAGTTAGAATATTCCTACCATAACGGCGTCAATGAAGCCGATTATTTAGAAATGATTTCCTGCAAAACGGCTTCGCTGATGGCAGCGGCGACCGCCTCCGGCGCGGAGTTAGCCGAACTGGACGAAGAGACCGTCGAACACATGCACGGCTACGGCCACTGCATCGGCATGGCGTTTCAGATCACGGACGACGTGCTGGATTATACCGCCCATCTCTCGACCCTTGGCAAAGAACAAGGCGTTGATGTTCGCAACGGCAAGGCGACGTTGCCATTAATTCACCTCTTCGAACGTGAAAGCCAAAAAGCGGAAGCCATCCTGGATGGCGACGCCAGCGTCGAAGAAAAACGCGAAGCGCTGTTGGGTTTAATGAACGAGTTGGGTTCAATTGAGTATGCTTATTCCGTTGGACGCAAATACGGCGACTTGGCGTCAGAACATTTAAACGCAGTTGCGCCGCACGTTAAATCACCGGAATGCATACAATCATTGCAGATGTTAATTGACTTTATTCTTCGTCGGGATTGCTAATACGGCCCTCGGGTACGGACTCAACCAATTCGCCAATCATCACGCTGAGCTCTTTAAGTCCGTCTTTTTTGACGGCGGATGTTGTGATCCAGCGTTCATTCTCCCCAAACAACAATAACTTTTCCATACGTTTGATCTGTTGATTCAACGCGCCGCGTTTGAGTTTGTCCGCTTTTGTGAAAACCGTTATCGGAACCAAACCAGTCGTGAGAATCCAATCTCTCATTTGCACGTCCTGTTTGGATGGGTCGTGTCGGCAATCAATCAGATGGATGACGGAAACCAATGGTTCGCGGCGGTGCAGGAAATCCGCCATGGATTTCCCCCATTCACCCTGCTCGCTTTTGGAGACTTTCGCATAGCCGTATCCAGGCAGATCAACCAGATAGAATTTCATCGAGCCAGGCTCTATGCGCAGACTAAAATAATTGATGGCGCGCGTCTTGCCTGGAGTGCCGGAGGTTTTAGCCAGCGACTTGTGGTTGCACAGCGCGTTAATCAAACTGGATTTCCCGACGTTTGAACGCCCCGCAACCGCGATTTCGACGCGGTCGGCGGGCGGACAAAATTTCATCGTCGGCGCCGTGGTTACAAAGGATGCTTCAACAATTCGATAGCTCATAATTAGGTTTACTTTAGGTTCTTCCGGTATTTGGATACTTTATCACAAATTGAATTGCGTTTTTTTGACGCTTTTTCGTAAATCCTTGATCTTTCGCTGTATCAGGCATGGGTACAACTCTGCTCGCTTCAGTGCGGGCTTTCAGGCCCTTATGCACAGGCGCTCCCAGAGTTCCACCCACGCCTGATTGGTTTGTCAATTTATGAAATGCCGGAGCCTGTTTCTGAATCAATATTATGCCCATCCATCAATGTAAGTACTCACTTACCGGATGAACCTTACTTTAGGTATTGAACTTCGCGTTCGAGTTTGATGTTAAATTTTTCGTTGACCCGCTCAGCCATTTGCTGCGCCAGTTGGTTCACGTCGTCACAGGTCGCCCCGCCTAAATTGATGATGATATTGGCGTGTTTGTCGAACACGCCCGCATTGCCGACGCGCATTCCCTTCACGCCCGCTTCATCTAAATACTTGCCTGCGGGGGTTCTCCATCCGCCGGGTTCGGCGGGCGGTAAGTTCTTAAAAAACGACCCAGCGGACGGCTCATCGACGCCAGGGTGTTTGACTTCGCGCTGCTCTTTGATTTTCTTAATGTTTTCAAGCAGCGCCTCATCGTCGCCGGATTCAAATTTCCCCAAATAAGCCCCGAGCAAAATATCGCCGCGTTTGCGCGCTTCACTGTTACGATAGGTAATTCCCAACGACTCAACGGGGACATTCTCAATGCCGCCGTCCTTACGAAGTACGCGGGCTTCCAGCACAAATTCATGTACCAGGTTTCCAAACGCGCCCGCGCCGCCGACAATGGCGCCGCCGATCGAACCGGGGATGCCCGCCGCAAATGTAATATCCGCCCAACCGCGCTGCGATGCGTCGGTGACAAACTGGTCGAGATTGTAGCCACCGTCTACATGGACGGTGAAATCATCATGCCAATGAATTTCTTGCGTCTTATTCACGACGACCAGGCCCTTGAGCCCTGCGTCATCAATCAACACGTTGGAACAGCCCGCCAGAAAAATAAAGCGAAGCCCTAACTCATTCGCCGCCCGATAGGCCGCGATCAGTTGGTCTTGCGAAGTCGCTTCCAAAAAGAACTCCGCCGGGCCGCCAATTTGCAACGTCGTGTACGGGGCGAGCGGAACCTGGGTTCGCAGGCCGTCTCCCAACGCGTCGCGTAATGTTTGTTCGATAGAAGAAACGCAATCGGTCATTCTAAACTCAAGCGCAGCCACGAGCCGTCATAGACGTCGTGCTGGTCATACAGCATCCCTTTCGGCGACTGCTTTATTTCTTCGACCAGCGCCGTCAGCTCAGCCTGTTTGTCTTTGAAGTCGCGAAACGCCAGTTGAATCGCGCCCACAGCTACAGAGGTCACCAACAACGGAACCGGCAGTCGGAGTTTATTGGAGTGGATCACCAAGTACCCAGGCGCGGCGTTCGCATCTTTAGGAAGATTTTTTTTCACAACTTCGAGCCGGTATTTTTCAGATTCGTTTTCAATGGAATCATCAACGCGAAGCGACTCGACCAAAGTTGTAATCGTCGCCAAATCGAATCCGCTGTCTTTGATTTCCGCGCTCCATTTATCGGGCATTGCGTTGACAAAGGCTTTGGCGAGAGCAACCGTCATCGTGGCGTGAGACACAATAGGCGAAGCCGAGTTGATTTCTTCAAATGAAACGAGAAGCTGCGACGTAGGGGTTTCCTGCGCCGCAGCAATAAATGAACTAGTGCAAAATACGACGAGACAAAGCCAAAAGCGAATCTTCATAAGCGCCTG
This window encodes:
- the yihA gene encoding ribosome biogenesis GTP-binding protein YihA/YsxC; this encodes MSYRIVEASFVTTAPTMKFCPPADRVEIAVAGRSNVGKSSLINALCNHKSLAKTSGTPGKTRAINYFSLRIEPGSMKFYLVDLPGYGYAKVSKSEQGEWGKSMADFLHRREPLVSVIHLIDCRHDPSKQDVQMRDWILTTGLVPITVFTKADKLKRGALNQQIKRMEKLLLFGENERWITTSAVKKDGLKELSVMIGELVESVPEGRISNPDEE
- the mutM gene encoding bifunctional DNA-formamidopyrimidine glycosylase/DNA-(apurinic or apyrimidinic site) lyase; its protein translation is MPELPEIETVRLAVERLALGRTIAYYKVMRADYFQQGAEFASKLKGAKITAVVRRGKFLSIVLDRGYVLMHHLGMSGRFLHVPTKTPIETHTHLRIGLDDGGSEFRQRDPRRFGFAAIFQPGQLEMFDSWSCLGPDALEIRLNIFQKILHGRTAPIKNVLLNQRRIAGLGNIYVDEGLFRANILPTRRAGDVSETESKLLLRSLKQVLKESIRAGGSTTNDFQQLDGRFGEFQHAHRVYGRQGQPCLNCRKEIHKVVLGGRGTHFCPSCQK
- a CDS encoding polyprenyl synthetase family protein; this translates as MSSTIPAYSDGTSQSTEISIQQICSPIQSELDLTKNLYENTILATSERNLLEKLVSGDGRLFIPEPFRVSVVDAISEHLLKGEGKWVRAAMALLSASSFGIENESARQIATGVELVHLATLVHDDIIDEAPMRRGVETVSNNWGNSIAVLLGDFLFCKAFKLLLASKCIQAQTMLTHATGQMCLGEIRELEYSYHNGVNEADYLEMISCKTASLMAAATASGAELAELDEETVEHMHGYGHCIGMAFQITDDVLDYTAHLSTLGKEQGVDVRNGKATLPLIHLFERESQKAEAILDGDASVEEKREALLGLMNELGSIEYAYSVGRKYGDLASEHLNAVAPHVKSPECIQSLQMLIDFILRRDC
- the murB gene encoding UDP-N-acetylmuramate dehydrogenase, giving the protein MTDCVSSIEQTLRDALGDGLRTQVPLAPYTTLQIGGPAEFFLEATSQDQLIAAYRAANELGLRFIFLAGCSNVLIDDAGLKGLVVVNKTQEIHWHDDFTVHVDGGYNLDQFVTDASQRGWADITFAAGIPGSIGGAIVGGAGAFGNLVHEFVLEARVLRKDGGIENVPVESLGITYRNSEARKRGDILLGAYLGKFESGDDEALLENIKKIKEQREVKHPGVDEPSAGSFFKNLPPAEPGGWRTPAGKYLDEAGVKGMRVGNAGVFDKHANIIINLGGATCDDVNQLAQQMAERVNEKFNIKLEREVQYLK